The following is a genomic window from Deinococcus aerolatus.
TTAAATTGGGCAGTGGTTAGATCGGGTAGTACGCGCGCGGCTGGCCCTTCACGAAGTCGCGTGTCGGAACCCAGATCAGCGGGTTGCGTTCCTCGACCTCGGGCGGGGGGCCGTAGCGGACCAGCATCTCCACCTGATCGAAGGGCACCCAGCGGATGCCCACCACCTCGGGATCGGTGGGATTGAGTTCGCCGGAGTAGGTGGCGGTGAAGCGTCCGAAGGTGGCGTAGCACTCGTTGCGCGTGCCGGTGAGCAGCTCGCCTTCCAGCAGGCTGATGAACACCAGATCGGTGACGGTCAGGCCGGTTTCCACCAGCACCTGCCGGACGGCGGCGTCGCCCAGCGTCTCGCCGGGATGGGCCTTGCCGCCGGGCAGACCGTAGAAGATGCTGCCGTCGTCCATGCGTTCCTCGACCAGCAGCAGCTGACCGTCCCGCACCAGATACACGTGCGCGGCGCGCTTGATCGGCAGGGTGCGCGACAGGTGACTCATGGACGCTCCGGGGCGGTCCGACGGTGGGAACAGGGCGGCAAGCGGTTCATCTGGCCGGCAGTCTAGCGGACTGTGCCGGGCCGCAGCGCCTGCCTGTGCGCCCAGGCCAGGGCGGTCCGGGGCCTTGTGCGCTGACCCGGAGGTCAGGAAACTGGCGTCCGCAGGCGCAATCTCGGCACGAAGTCCCACGGTCCACTGCGCGACTTTCGGTCACAATGCGCAGAATGAATGCAGGCGGGGAGAACCAGGAACAGTGGGCGCAGACGGCCATGTTCACCGCCTCGGAGGTAGAGGCGCAGACCGGCGTGCCGGCTGCAACGCTGCGGCAGTGGGAGCGGCGCTACGGGTTTCCGCGCCCCGTGCGCAACGACAGTGGGTACCGGATGTACTCGCCGGACGACGTGCGCGATATCGGGATCATGCTGGGCCACCAGCGCAGCGGCGTCGGGGCGCGGATGGCCGCCGAGTTGACCCGCAAGGGCATGACGGGGGGAGGCGCGGGGAGAAGCGGGCTGGTGCGTCCCGTCACCCTTGCCCCGGCCCGCCAACATGCGCTGCTGGCAGCCCCTGCCGCCTCATCCCCAGTCCCGATGTCCGCCCCGGTGTCCCTGCCTGCCCTGGCGGGTCAGCTGACCCAGGCGCTGGTCACCGCCGACTACGTGCGGGCCGGTGACGTGCTGGCCGGGGCGCACGCGCGGCTGCCGGTCGAGGACGTGATGACCGGCGTCATGTCCCCGGCGCTGGTGGAGATCGGCGAGCGCTGGGCCAGGGGCGAGATCACCATTGCCCACGAACGCGGGGCCAGTCATTTTCTGCGTTCGCGGCTGTCGGCCCTGATGGACATCGCGGGGCCGGAAGACACAGACACCGGCTGGGGACCGTTGCTGGTGGCGGCCTGCGCGCCCGGCGAGCAGCATGAGCTGGGACTGATGATGCAGGCCCTGGCCCTGCGCCGCCGGGGGCTGCGGGTGGCGTACCTGGGAGCGAACGTGCCGCTGGGCGACCTGACCATCTTCGCCCACGAACGGGGCGCGCAGGCCATCCTGCTGAGCATCAACGGCGAGTGGGCGCTGGGTGACTGGGGCAACGGGGCCTGGGTGGACGGGGCCTGGGTGGCGGATGCGCCGCCGGACCGCGCCGTGTACCCGGCGAGCAGGCCGGTGCGGACTGGGACCCATGGTCTGGCGTGGGTGTCCGGCAGCGCGGACCAGGCCGCGCCCCAGCCCCAGCGGCAACGGCCTGTGTGCCAGCGAACAGCGCTGCAACGGCTGGGCCTGCCGGTTTTTCTGGGCGGCGCCCTGATGAACGCCCGGCCTGCGCTGGCCGCTGAACTGGGCGGCCTCTATGCTGGACCCGATGCGCCAGCGGCGGCGGCCACCATTTCCGGGGTGCTGGGCCATGCCCTGCACGCCGCGCAGGCCGCAGACCCAGACCGCGAAGCTACGCCTTCCCAGGCACCGCACTCATCTCAGGCAGGCGTGAACCGGCCAGGGCCAGATCAGGAAGGAGAACAGACATGAGGATTCTCGTGACCGGGGGCACCGGTTTTGTGGGGCAGGCAGTGGTCAGGGAACTGGTTTCGCGCGGGCATCAGGTCTGGGCGGGCAGCCGCGAGGGCCGGGAGGGCGGCGCGGGGCAGGCGGTCCGGCTGGACGTGACCGATCCGTCCAGCGTGCTGGCCGCCGTGGCTGCCGCCGATCCCGACGCCGTGGTTCATCTGGTGGGCATCATTGCCGAGAAGGGCACGCAGACCTTTCAGGCGGTGCACGTGGACGGCACCCGGCACGTGCTGGCCGCCGTGCCACGCACGGCACGCTACGTTCACATGAGCGCGTTGGGCGCGGACGTGGATAGCGGCAGCGGCTACAGCGCCAGCAAGGGCCGCGCCGAGGCGCTGGTCAGGGACAGCGGCCTGCGCTTCACCATCTTCCGCCCCAGCCTGATCTTCGGGGTGGGCGACGACTTCTTCGGGCGGGTGCTGCGTGAGCTGGTCAGTGCGGCGCCCATCGTGCCGCAGATTGGCAACGGGGCGTTTCCGTTCCGGCCCGTGAGCGTGCAGGACGTGGCGCAGGCTTTTGCCGGGGCCGCCGAAGCTGACCTGGGCCTGGGCGAGACCTATGCCCTGACCGGGCCGCAGGAGTACACCTTCCGGCAGCTGCTGGAGCTGGAACTGGGCGCGCTGGGCAAGAAAAAGCCCATTGTGCCTGTGCCGCTGCCCCTGATGAATCTGGCGGTCCCGCTGATGAATCTGCTGCCCAGTCCGCCGATCACCAGGGACCAGTACGCCATGCTCAAGGAGGGCAACACCGCCCCCAACGAACCGGCCAGAACGGTGTTCGGGCTGCCGATGCTGGCCCTGCGCGACCAGTTGCCGGAAATTCTCGGCGCTGCGAAGGGCTGACGAAGGGGGGGGGGCGATGTCCCTATTGTCCCCCTCCGCTCCCACCGTTCGCCGTCCGCCACCTTGGCCGGCCGCGTAGCATAACGGGCAGATGAGTGATCCTGCCGTGTCTGCCCGTGATGAGCCGTTGCTGGGCCGACATGTCCAGCCTCCGTGCCCCGCGGCCGGGCCCTTTCCGGCCACCGTCACCGAATATCCCGTCACCTTTACCGGCACGGCCCAGGAATATTTCCGGCTGTGGATCGTGAATATCGCCCTGACCTTCGTGACGCTGGGGCTGTACCTGCCGTGGGCGCGTGTCCGCAACCGGCAATATTTCTACGGACACACCTGGGTGGATGGCCAGAACTTCGAGTACCGCGCCAGTCCGGCGGCGCTGCTACGCGGCTACCTGCTGGTGGCGGCGCTGTTCCTGGCCTACGCGGTGTCCGGGCAGTTTGAATCCACGCAGTGGGTGGCCGGGGTGCTGGTGCTGATCTACGGCGCCGCCTACCCGCTGCTGGTGCGCCAGTCCATGCGCTTTCAGGCGGTCAATACCGTTCACCGGGGGCTGCGCTTCCGCTTTCACGGTACGGTGGGCAGGGCGTATGTGGCCTATCTGGTGACCAATTTTGTGGCGGGCATCTCCGCCGGATTGGCGCTGCCGTGGGCGTGGTACATGCAGCGGCGCTATCAGACCGAGGGGCTGGCCTACGGCGCGGCGCGGGCCACCTTCCGGGGCGATGTCGGCCCCTTCTACCTGATCGGCCTGACCGCTCTGGGGCTGACCCTTGCGGGCGGCGTGATTCTCGGCGTGCCGCTGTTCGCGCTGGCGGCGGCGCTGCTGAGTGGGTTTGACGCTGGCCTTCTCGATTCAGGCAACATACTGTCGTCCGGCCTGTGGCTGGCGGCGCTGGTGGCCGGCTATCTGGCCGTCCTGATCCTGTACGTGGTGGCGTGGCAGTACGTGCGCGGCGCGACGATGGTCTACATGCTGAACAACGTGGAACTGGGCGGCGTGTTCCGGACACGGGCCACCTTCAGTCCGTGGCGGCTGGTGTGGATCAGCGTCAGCAACAGCGCCGCGCGGGTGCTGACGCTGGGGCTGGCGTCACCGTGGGCTGCCGTGCGCCAGACCCGTTACATTCTGGGTGGCGTGACGGTGCGCGCCATTGCCCCGCTGGACGACTTCGTGGCGGGCGTGGGCGGTGAGGCCTCCGCGTTCGGTGAGGCCGCCACCGAACTGCTTGACATTCAGGTGGGCTTCTAGTGGGGCCGGACGGTGGGTCACTCGCCCTGCAGGGCGTGTATTTCGATGGCCGCAGCAGCCGCGATCAGCCCGCGACGCTGACGGTGGCCGCGCAGACGGCGACGCTGAAGGTGGCCGGCGGGGCCGCCGAGCACCGCTGGCCTGCCCACCTGCTGGACGTGGAGGCCCCGGTGCCCGGTGTGCGCCGCGCCGTGACGCTGCCGGGCGGGGGCCGGTTCGAGACCCATGACGACGCGGGGGTCAGCGCGTGGGAACGCGCCACCGGGCGCAACCTTGCGCTGGGCGGCATCCGGGCGCTGGAGTCCCGCTGGGGGGCGGCGCTGGCCGCGCTGGGGGCCTCGCTGGTGGCGCTGGCGCTGTTCCTGATGTACGGCATCCCGGCCGTGGCGCGTCAGGCGGCCTTCGCCACGCCCCGCAGCGTGCTGGCCGCCTTTGACCGCGAGACCATCGGATTTCTGGAAAGCGGCGAATTCTTCGGCCCTTCCAGATTAAGCCTGGCCCGGCAGGCGCAGCTCGGGGCCGCGTTCCGTGAGGTGGCCGGCTGGGCGGGCAGCAATTACCCGTATCGCCTGCTGATCCGTGATGGCGAGGCGGGCGGCCCGAACGGGCTGGGCGCGAACGCCTTCGCCCTGCCCGGCGGCACGGTGGTCCTGACCGATCAGCTGGTGGCCCTGGCCGGCAGTGACCGCGAACTGATGGGCGTGCTGGCCCACGAAACCGGCCACGTCACCGGGCGGCATGGGCTGGCCGGGGTGTATCAGGCGCTGGGGCTGACCCTGGTGACCACCGTGGTGGCCGGCGACCTGATCAGCGCGGGAACCTTCGCGGCAGCGGTGCCGGCGGCCATCCTGAGCGGCGGCTACTCGCGGGCGGCGGAAACCGAGGCGGACGAGGCATCGGGCCGCTACATGCTGGAGACCTACAGCACCACCCGGCCCCTGCGGACCATGCTGGCGCGCCTGGAACGGCAGGACCGGCAGAAGGAGGGCACGGCGACCACCTCGGGGCCGTCCCTGATCGACCTGCTCAGCACCCATCCCGGTACGCCGGCCCGCATCGAGCACCTCAAGCGGCTGGAAGCGGACGGCCTGCCCGCGCCTTCACGCTAGCCTGCCAGGATGGCCGCTTCCCTGAGCTTCACCGTCATCTCGACCAGTCTTGATCCCGAGAGCCGCAGCGCGTGGCTGTGCACGCTGGCTGCCCGGCAGTTGCGCGGGGCCGGGCACGCGGTCACGCACCTCGACCTGCGCGAGACGCCGCTGCCCCCCTTCGACAACGCTGGCTGTTACGCCCACCCCAACGCCGGGGTCTACCACCGCGCCGTCCGCGAGGCCGACGGCGTGCTGCTGGGCGTCCCTGTGTACAACTGGGGGCTGGGCTCTGGCGCGCGGGCGCTGGTGGAACTCACCGGCAGCAGCGACATCGGGCGCGGCCTGCACGGCGCGTGGTTTGACCGGCCCGTCACGTTTCTGGTGTCTGGCGGGCTGGATCACGGTTACCTCAGCCACGGGGCATTCGCGCTGGGGCTGATGTACGACTTCCGCTGCGTCATCAACCCGCACTTCGTGTACGCCACCTCCGCCCACTGGGACGCGCCGGAGGTGCCAGGGGTCTGGCTGGCGGAGCGGCTAGCCAGAACGGTAGACCGGACTGTCGACCTCTCGGAGCGCCTGCACGGGCGCGACTATCACAGCGTGTGGGAAATTTGACCGCCCCGGCCCCGGAGAAGCCGCGCGTCGTGACCGAACATCCCGACTTCTACATCGTCCACAAGCCCGCGCTGTGGCTGACGCACCGGGTTCACCGTGGTGGCCGGGCGGAGGTGCCGGACGTGGTGGGCTGGATGCAGCGCGAAACCGGCGAGCTAGACCTCTCGCCGCCGCACCGCCTGGACCGTGAGACCAGCGGCCTGCTGGTGCTGTCGCGCGACACCGAGGCCGCCCGGCGCTTTTTCACGCTGTTCAAGACGCATCTGGTGGGCAAGCTGTACCGCGCCGTCGTGCGCGGCACGCCCGACTGGGAGCGCCGCACGGTGGACGCGCCGCTGGGCGATCTGGGCCTGGGCGCGGCCAACCGGGTGCTGATGCGGCAGGCAGTGGTGCCGGATGGCCGCCCCGCCGTGACCGATTTCCGGGTGCTGGGCCGCCGGGCCGGGCACGCGTTGATCGAGGCGCACCCGCGCTCGGGCCGCCTGCACCAGATCCGTGCGCACCTGTTTCACCTGGGCCTGCCGCTGGTGGGCGACAAGATCTACGGGCTGGAACGGGACGCCTTCCTGGAGTTCATCGCCACCGGCCAGACCCCAGAACTCACCGCCCGCCTGGGCCTGGAGCGTCAGGCGCTTCACGCCGCCCGCCTTGCCTTTCCCTGGGCCGGGGCGCAGGTGGTGGCCGAGGCGGCGCTGCCGGGGGACATGCAGCGGCTGTGGGACCGGCTGGAGCATTGACCCGCTAAGTGTGATGCATGCTGCCTTGTCCTTTTCTCTAATCCGAGTAGTCTGGTCGGGTATGGGATCTCCCACCTCGGAGCAGGCATGAACGAACGGACGCTGGACACCCTGGCCCCTGGTGAGCACGCCCATGTGGTGGGGCTGGCCCCGGACCATCCGCTGCGCCGCCGCCTGTTGGAACTGGGCTTCGTCCGCGGCGCCCCGGTGACTGTGGTGCGCCGCGCCCCGCTGGGCGATCCGCTGGAAGTGCGGGTCAACGGCACTGACCTGGCCCTGCGTGCCGCCGACCTGCAAGGCATCCGGGTGAGACAGTGACAACCGCCTTTTCACCTCCTGACCTCCACATTCCCGACGAGGCCGCCTGTCAGGCCACCCTGGGCCGCCTGAAGGGGGCCAGCGAACCGCGGGTAGTGGTGGTGGGCAACCCCAACGTCGGCAAGACCACCCTGATCAATGCTGTGGCGGGAACGCGCCTGAAGGTGGGCAACTGGTCGGGCGTGACCATTGAGAAACGCGAGGCCCGGCTGGAATACGCGGGCCGCGCCATTCACCTGCTGGACCTGCCCGGCGCGTATTCCCTGAGCCCGCACACCCCTGAGGAACTGATTGCCCGCACCGCGCTGCTGGACGAGGCTCCCGACGCCGTGCTGAATGTCCTGGACGCTGGAAACCTGGAGCGCAACCTGTACCTGACGCTGCAACTGCTGGACTTCCGGCTGCCGGTGGCGGTGGCCCTGAATCTGGTGGACGAGGCGAAGAACAAGGGCATGACCGTGGACGCCGCCGCCCTGTCCCGCGCGCTGGGCGTACCGGTCACGCAGACGGTGGCGATCCGCGGCCAGGGCACGGCAGCCCTGATGGGCGACGTGTTGAAGGGCGCGACGCTGGGGATTGCCGTGCGCTACCCCCCGCAGATCGAGGCGGCGGCCAATGACCTGACCGCCCGCATGGTGGGAATGCCCACCCTGCCCCTGCACGCGCACCGCTATCTGGCCCTGGCGCTGCTGGAGGGCGATCCCAGCGTCCGCGGACGGCTGGCGGCCACCGGGCATGCCGCGCTGCTGGACGCGGCGGACGCCCACCTCGCCGCCCTGGAGACCGAGGGTGTCGACGCTTTGATCGAGATTGCCGAGGCCCGCTATGCCCGCGCAGGCGATCTGGCGCGGCTGGCCGTTCCGCAGGCGCTGGCGCGGCGCACCCTCTCCGAACGGCTGGACCGGGTGGCGCTGCATCCCGTTCTGGGCATTCCTCTTTTCCTGGCCCTGGTGCTGCTGGTCTTCCGCCTGACCTTCAGCGTGGCCTCGCCCTTTGTGGATCTGATTGGCGGCCCGCTGCAGGAAATCATCGGCGGCTGGGCGGCAGCGGCGCTGGCGTGGTTCCCGCTGGGGCGCGATCTGGTGGTGGGCGCGATCATTCCAGGGGTGGGCACGGTCCTCAGCTTCCTGCCCACGCTGCTCGTCCTCTACCTCGCCATGAGTTTTCTGGAAGACAGCGGCTACATGGCCCGCGCCGCCTTCCTGATGGACCGGGCCATGCGCAGCATCGGACTGGACGGGCGCTCGTTTATTCCACTGATCCTGGGCTTCGGGTGCAATGTGCCGGCCATCTACGCCACCCGCGCGCTGGAGCGGCGCAGCGACCGCGTGCTGGTCAGCATGATCCTGCCGTTCATGAGCTGCTCGGCGCGGCTGCCGGTGTACGTGGTGTTCGCCGCCGCGCTGTTTCCGCGTTCGGGCAGCTGGCTGGTCTGGAGCATGTACGTGCTGGGCATGGCGGTGGCCTTTTTCTTCGCGCTGATTCTGCGCCGCACCACCCTGCCCGCCGAGGGCGGCGGCGTGCTGCTGGAGCTGCCGCCCTACCGGTTTCCCGCCTGGAAGGTGCTGTGGAAGCACGCCTGGCGGCGCACGGCCTCCTTTGCCCGGCGTGCCCGCACCACGGTGATGGGAACGGTGGCGGTGGTCTGGCTGCTGCTGGCGCTGCCTGCCGTGTCCGGCGAGAAATTTGCCACCGTGCCGCCGCAGGACAGCCTGTTCGGCACGGTCAGCCGGGCGGTGTCGCCCATCTTCGCGCCGCTGGGCTTCGGTGACTGGCAGGCCACGGGCGCCCTGATCCCCGGCTTCATCGCCAAGGAAGTCGTGGTGGGCACGCTGGGGCAGATCTACCTCGGCGAGATCGCGGCCAATCCCGAGCCACTGGGTGTGCTGGACGGCGTCACGCAAACGTTGGGTGCCACTTGGGACACCCTCAGGGCCAGCGTGTCTGCCCTGCCCACAGTCCTGGCCCTGCCCAGCCTGAACGCCGACGCCTCCGCCGAAACGAAGACCCCACTGGCGGCGGCGCTGGCGCAGGCATTCACCCCGGCGTCGGCCCTGGCCTATCTGGTGTTTGTGCTGCTGTACACGCCCTGCATTGCCACGGTGGGCGCGATGGCGCAGGAGCATGGGCGGCGGCTGGCGTGGATGACGGTGGGCTGGCAGATGGTCACGGCGTGGGTGGTGGCCTTCGCGGGGTATCAGGTGGCCGTGAGGCTGCTGTAGTGGCGCCCACCGCACCGGCTCCGCTGGCGGTCATCCTCCGTGTGGTGGCCGGGGAACCTCGCACGCCCTCGGAACTGGCCCATGATCTGGGCAGCTCCGAAGCGGCCCTGAGCGGGATGCTGCGAACCCTGCAAACCGGCGGCTACGTGCAGGAGGCCCTGCCGGCCACCGACGGCTGTGCCTGTGGGCCGTGCGCCCTGAAAAGCATGTGCCGCAACGCGAACGGCGAGGCGGCGCCGCTGGGCCTCCTTAAGCTCACGCCACGGGGAGAAGCCTACCTGGGGCGACTCCGCAGCTGAATCCTACTCTTCCGGCCACACCAGGGCGGGGTCATCGGTTGCAGGCCAGCACACAGGCAGGCTGAGGGTCCAGCCTTCCCCTGAGATTTCCCGCACCGGCACCACGCCCACGCCGCTGCCGCAGATCCACGCGCGGGTCGCGCGGGACACTTCGCTGGGGTGAACCCCTAGCTCTGACCAATCCTGGCCTGCCAGGAACGCGGCCCGCGTGAGGCCCGGCAACCCGCCCGCGGGGACAATCCGTTGCCCACCAATCTCCAGCAGCGGCGAGGTGCGCGAGCCGTCGGCCAGCGTGCCGTCCGGGCCGACGAGCCAGCCCTCGAAAACGTCTGCGGCCTCCTGCCGGGCGAGGCGGTACGGCAGGTAGTTGCCGGTCTTGTGCGCGCCCAGTTGCGGGTGGACTTGAACGCCCGTCAGGCGCACGCGCACGCCGCCTTCTGGACGTGGGCCGGGGGTCAGCGGACGGTGGGTCCAGAAGGTGCCGTCCCCTGTGACCGTGACGCGCAGCAGCCCCCAGGGCCACGGGTCCAGCGTGGGGCACCCGGCGTCCGGGGCCGGCAGGTCCAGAAAGGCGCAGGTTTGCCGCAACCGTTCCAGATGTGCGGCCCACAGCACCGGCTCACCCCGCCGCGTGCGGACGGTGGCAAACGCGCTCAGGCCGTGCAGCCACGCGGGATGGTCCAGCCCGGAAGGCAGGGGCTTCATGTCTTTTGTCCCTGGTGGGCCACCTGTTCGTTCCACTCCCGGCTCAGCCGCAGCCAGTTGCCCAGCAGCACCCGGCCCGCCGGACTCAGGACGCTCTCGGGGTGGAACTGCACGCCCCAGGCGGGGCGACCGGGGGCAGCCAGCGCCATGGTCTCGCCGCCGGCACCGGTGGCGGTGACGTGTTCTGGCGGCAGGCCACGCACCACCAGCGAGTGGTAGCGGCCGAACGCTGCGCCGGGCGGCACATCCTGAAATAGCCCCGCGCCGCCGTGCTGCACTGCCTCCGGGCGGCCATGCACCGGCGCAGCCCGTACCACCGCGCCGCCCAGCACCTGCCCCAGCGCCTGATGGCCCAGGCACACGCCCAGCAGTGGCTGCCCCCGGCGCAGGCATTCGCGGGTCAGCGCCAGCGTGGGGCCACTGCTGTCGGGCGTACCCGGTCCCGGCCCGGTCAGCACGGCGTCCGGGCGCCCGCACAGGAGGTCGGCCACTGCCGAGTCCTGGGAAAAGATCGTGACCGCTGCGCCCAGCGCCCGCAGGTCATGTACCAGATTCCAGGTGAACGAGTCGCGGTTGTCCAGCAGATGCACCCGGAGTCCTGCTCCCGGGTTGTGGGTGGCAGGTGGCGGCGTCCACACCCGGCCCGGCGTGGGCGCCGCGGGCGGCTGGGCCGGACGCCCCGGCACGCCCGACAGTGCGCTCAGCAGGGCCTGGGCCTTGTGCACCGTCTCGCTTGCCTCATGGGCCGGGTGCGAGTCGATGACGGTGCCGCCACCCGCCCGGACCACCACCTCCCAGTGCTGTTCCGATCTGGTGGAGTGCCGTTCCACTCTTGTAAAGGCCGCCGTGCGGATCAGGATGTTTACGTCCACCCGCGCGCCGCTGAGGATCCCGACGCCCCCGGTGTACCATTCGCGCGGCCCCGGCTCATGGTCGCGGATGGCGGTCATCACCCGCGCCTTGGGCGCGCCCGTGATGGTCCCGCCCGGAAAGGTGGCCGCCAGCACGTCGGGCAGTGTCACGCCGTCTGCCGCCCGGCCCCGCACTTCCGAGACCAGATGCATCACGTGACTGTAACGTTCCACCAGCATCAGTTCCGGCACACTGACACTTCCCGCCGCCGACACCCGGCCCAGGTCGTGGCGCACCAGATCCACCAGCATCAGGTGCTCCGAGACCTCCTTGGGGGATGAGCGCACCTCGGCCTCCAGCGCGGCGTCCTCGGCGGGGGTCTGACCGCGCCGCCGGGTGCCGGCAATCGGGCGGGCCGAGACCTCGCCCCCGGCCCACTCCACCAGTCGTTCGGGGCTGCACGACACCACCACCTCTTCGCCCATGTCCAGAAAGGCCATGAACGGGCTGGGATTCAGGTCCCGCAGCCGCAGGTACGCCGCCAGCGGATCGCCCTGTGCCTGCGCCCGCACCCCCCGCGAGAGGTTGACCTGATACACCTCGCCTGCGCGGATCAGTTCCTGAATGGCCCGCACGCCCGCCGGGTAGTCCACATCATCCGCGCCGAATTCGCCCACGCTCAGCGCCGGCCGGGGGGCCGGGTCCAGGGCCAGGACCCGCGCCCAGTCCACGTGCGGAGGCCCCACCACCTCCAGCGTGCCGGCGAGCCGGTCCCACACCAGTCCGGAGGGGTAGTGGCCCCACCACGCC
Proteins encoded in this region:
- a CDS encoding chorismate-binding protein — its product is MPAAPSLLSPADVLLRLRAADAPGVALLESLGPAVPYGRFSFLSAWPTRVQMALPTRPGGPALFPAWLGGLKYEAARDFGLDTHPARGEAAWWGHYPSGLVWDRLAGTLEVVGPPHVDWARVLALDPAPRPALSVGEFGADDVDYPAGVRAIQELIRAGEVYQVNLSRGVRAQAQGDPLAAYLRLRDLNPSPFMAFLDMGEEVVVSCSPERLVEWAGGEVSARPIAGTRRRGQTPAEDAALEAEVRSSPKEVSEHLMLVDLVRHDLGRVSAAGSVSVPELMLVERYSHVMHLVSEVRGRAADGVTLPDVLAATFPGGTITGAPKARVMTAIRDHEPGPREWYTGGVGILSGARVDVNILIRTAAFTRVERHSTRSEQHWEVVVRAGGGTVIDSHPAHEASETVHKAQALLSALSGVPGRPAQPPAAPTPGRVWTPPPATHNPGAGLRVHLLDNRDSFTWNLVHDLRALGAAVTIFSQDSAVADLLCGRPDAVLTGPGPGTPDSSGPTLALTRECLRRGQPLLGVCLGHQALGQVLGGAVVRAAPVHGRPEAVQHGGAGLFQDVPPGAAFGRYHSLVVRGLPPEHVTATGAGGETMALAAPGRPAWGVQFHPESVLSPAGRVLLGNWLRLSREWNEQVAHQGQKT